A single region of the Gemella sp. zg-570 genome encodes:
- a CDS encoding recombinase family protein, giving the protein MYGYRFKNTKYEVERKEAKIIKQIYDWYIEGLSPTMISRKLNDIGETTRKGNKFSRAIIHNILSQETYTVKLILQKTYHDIEKGCSVINKGKRTMYIVENAQEAIITQEIFDRVQKEKSNRSLHNIKEKKSE; this is encoded by the coding sequence ATGTATGGTTATAGATTTAAAAATACAAAATATGAAGTTGAAAGAAAAGAAGCAAAAATTATAAAACAAATATACGACTGGTATATAGAGGGACTCTCACCAACTATGATATCAAGAAAGCTTAACGATATAGGAGAGACAACAAGAAAAGGAAATAAATTTAGTAGAGCTATAATACATAATATTTTATCACAAGAAACTTACACTGTAAAACTTATACTACAAAAAACATACCATGATATAGAAAAAGGATGTTCAGTAATAAATAAAGGTAAAAGAACAATGTATATAGTAGAAAATGCGCAGGAAGCAATAATTACGCAGGAAATTTTTGACAGAGTACAAAAAGAAAAATCTAATAGAAGTCTACATAATATTAAGGAGAAGAAAAGTGAATAA
- a CDS encoding N-acetylmuramoyl-L-alanine amidase, which yields MVELGCMLRKCSSSAANDNRAITIEVANDEYGRIWHVSDIALEKTIELCVDICSRNGINKLEYTGDTTGNLTKHEWFAPTNCPGPYLGSKFNYIANEVNKRLNGVVINNNVEKLYRVRKNWSDVNS from the coding sequence ATGGTAGAGTTGGGATGTATGTTGAGGAAGTGTTCATCAAGCGCAGCTAATGATAATAGAGCAATAACAATAGAAGTAGCAAACGATGAATATGGAAGGATATGGCATGTAAGTGACATAGCATTAGAAAAAACAATAGAACTTTGTGTAGATATATGTTCTAGAAACGGAATTAATAAATTAGAATATACAGGAGATACAACAGGAAACTTAACAAAACATGAATGGTTTGCGCCAACAAATTGTCCAGGACCTTATTTGGGAAGTAAATTCAATTATATAGCTAATGAAGTAAACAAAAGATTAAATGGAGTAGTTATAAATAATAATGTAGAAAAACTGTATAGAGTTCGTAAAAATTGGAGTGATGTAAATAGTTAA
- a CDS encoding SHOCT domain-containing protein, with the protein MNDNEFNKELLYQITIIYLKKLLKERTITKEDYNIFKNKMIEEYNPILSKYTEEILDK; encoded by the coding sequence ATGAATGATAACGAATTTAATAAAGAATTATTATATCAAATAACTATAATTTATTTAAAAAAATTACTTAAAGAAAGAACTATAACAAAAGAAGATTACAATATATTTAAAAATAAAATGATAGAAGAATATAATCCTATTTTAAGTAAATATACAGAAGAAATACTTGATAAATAA
- a CDS encoding helix-turn-helix domain-containing protein — MNKHEKEEIKKLRKKGLGYKRIAVILGLSHNTVKSYCRREKLKKETIKKHDGCLLCNEKLIQKVGKKQKKFCSDICRMKWWNTHLNQVKRKSYSMHECLMCGETFKSYANKTRKYCSHRCYINFRFGDNNNE, encoded by the coding sequence ATGAATAAACACGAAAAAGAAGAGATAAAAAAATTAAGAAAAAAAGGATTAGGATATAAGAGGATAGCAGTTATTTTAGGATTATCACATAATACTGTTAAATCATATTGTAGAAGAGAGAAATTAAAAAAAGAAACAATAAAAAAGCATGATGGATGTCTACTATGTAATGAGAAGTTAATACAAAAAGTAGGAAAGAAGCAAAAAAAATTTTGTAGTGATATTTGTAGAATGAAGTGGTGGAATACACACCTAAATCAAGTAAAAAGAAAATCATACAGTATGCACGAATGTTTAATGTGTGGTGAAACATTTAAATCATATGCCAATAAAACAAGAAAATATTGTAGTCATAGATGTTATATTAATTTTAGATTTGGAGATAATAATAATGAATGA